The Candidatus Poribacteria bacterium DNA window TTCTTCAGTGGTGGGAGTTGGTCTTCAAACCGGTCAATCTCCCGTTCCAGTTCAGGAGTCAAGGTTGAAGGGATTCTCATACTGGCGGCTTTCGGGTGTGCGTCTATCGTTGCGAGATCCGCTCCGACATCAAAGAGTTCGTTCTGGATACGGTGGAGGATAGCATTTATTTCGTCGTCCCGGATCTGACATCTCGCGGCCCCGATGCAGGCATTGAGTTCATCAACCGTTCCGCAGGCCTCAACGCGCTTGGCGTCTTTCGGCACACGTGTTCCACCATAAAGTCCTGTCTCACCGGCGTCTCCAGTTTTGGTATAGATTTTCATGCTGTAGCCTTTGTCCCTTTTTTTGCCATTATAGCAGATCGGGTGAAAACCTGCAACGCAAAGATATATACCATCGAAAATAAATACAAATAAAGCAATATGCCGTAACCTCTGTTTTCCCGTTCTCTCGTTTTCCCGTCTTCCCGCTTTCTCCCTTCGTGCCTTCTTTTTCATTCGGTTGGTTGGGGGATTATGCTATAATGGCGATCGATCCCAATTATAACTGTCCAGATAAGGAGAAAGCAGGTATGCACGAGAATAGACGTAGGGCACTTATGGAAAAAATAGCGGGGGGGGTGGCAATCTTTCCAAGCGCGTTGCAAGCGATGCGTACACACTCGACCGAATATAGATACCGCCAAGACGCAAATTTCTACTATTTGACCGGCTTCGAGGAACCGGAGGCGGTCTGCGTCATAGCCCCAGATCACCCTGAACATCAATATATATTATTTGTTCGTCCCCGTGTTCCGGAACAGGAGGTCTGGACTGGAAAGCGTGCTGGTGTCGAGGGTGCAAAGGAACACTTCGGCGCAGATGAAGCCTATCCTATTGAAGAATTTGACGAAAAAATATCCGAATATATCGGTACTTCGGATCGACTCTATTACGGATTCGGTGCGGACCATACCTTTAATCAGAAAATTGTCGAACTACTCAAGGGATATAGACGGCATCGCCTGCGCGAGGGAACAGGACTGACCACGATGATTGACCCCACCGACATCCTCGCAGAGATGCGTCTCGTTAAAGATGAAACTGAACTTGAACGAATTCGTAAAGCGGTAGACATCAGTGTTGAAGCGCACACCGCAGCGATGCAGGCAGTTCGTCCCGGCATGTACGAATATGAGCTAGAAAGTCTAATTGACTCAATCTACCGGAAAAATGGTGGCACGGGTCCCGCATTCCTTACAATTGTAGCAAAAGGTGCAAACGCAACCACACTGCACTATACGACGAACGATTGTCAAATCGAAGATGGCGATATGGTACTCATTGATGCAGGGTGTGAATACCAATACTATTGCGGAGATATTACGCGGACATTCCCCGCCAATGGGAAGTTTACGGATGTCCAGCGCGCAATCTACGAAGCAGTGCTTGATGTCCAGTGTGAGATTATCGAGAGCGTTCGTCCCGGTGTTTCGATCGGCGATCCTGCTCAGAAGGCAGTAGAGATGTTAACCGAAGCAATGATAGAGTTGGGATTATTGGTAGGAGAGAAAGAGAAGATAATCGAGGAACAGGAGTATCAGAAATTTTATATGCACAGCGTGGGACACATGCTGGGAGCGGAGGTTCACGACGTAGCAAAGACGCGGGAGGGCGAAGACTACAAAACCTTCCAACCGGGAATGGTCATGACCGTCGAACCGGGGCTTTATATTGACCCCGATAGCGAGAATGTCCCGACGGAGTATCTGGGAATTGGAGTGCGGATTGAGGACAATATTCTAGTTACCGAATCCGGCTGTGAAGTCCTGACCGCAGGTGTGCCAAAAACACCTGATGAAATTGAGAAGCTGACGGCGTAAATTGTATTAGTTGAGCGAGTCCAACTGACCCTGCGTTGGCTCCGCTCAGCAGAACCAATCTTCAGTCAGGCGGGGTGGTCGCTTTCGGTCAGGCTCAAAATCCATTGGGAACGCGATGGAGGATTCCTCCCTACCGATTGCGGTATACGTG harbors:
- a CDS encoding cob(I)yrinic acid a,c-diamide adenosyltransferase — encoded protein: MKIYTKTGDAGETGLYGGTRVPKDAKRVEACGTVDELNACIGAARCQIRDDEINAILHRIQNELFDVGADLATIDAHPKAASMRIPSTLTPELEREIDRFEDQLPPLKNFVLPGGSTGGAAIHLARTVCRRAERCVVTLAKEEAVNPEVLIYLNRLSDLVFVLARVVNHRLGESEPLWESRMERKKS
- a CDS encoding aminopeptidase P N-terminal domain-containing protein codes for the protein MHENRRRALMEKIAGGVAIFPSALQAMRTHSTEYRYRQDANFYYLTGFEEPEAVCVIAPDHPEHQYILFVRPRVPEQEVWTGKRAGVEGAKEHFGADEAYPIEEFDEKISEYIGTSDRLYYGFGADHTFNQKIVELLKGYRRHRLREGTGLTTMIDPTDILAEMRLVKDETELERIRKAVDISVEAHTAAMQAVRPGMYEYELESLIDSIYRKNGGTGPAFLTIVAKGANATTLHYTTNDCQIEDGDMVLIDAGCEYQYYCGDITRTFPANGKFTDVQRAIYEAVLDVQCEIIESVRPGVSIGDPAQKAVEMLTEAMIELGLLVGEKEKIIEEQEYQKFYMHSVGHMLGAEVHDVAKTREGEDYKTFQPGMVMTVEPGLYIDPDSENVPTEYLGIGVRIEDNILVTESGCEVLTAGVPKTPDEIEKLTA